The DNA window GCAGGCAGCGGCCAAGTGCTTATGCTGGCTTGGATGAATCGTCAGGCTTTGTTGAAAACCGTCGAATTGGGTGAGGCCGTCTACTGGTCACGTTCGCGTCAAAGACTATGGCATAAGGGCGAAGAGTCGGGGCACGTGCAGCGGGTGAAGCAGCTGCGCTTGGATTGTGATGGCGATACTTTGTTATTGCAGGTAGAACAGGCCGGCGGAGTGGCCTGTCACACGGGCCGTGCGCACTGCTTTTTCAGGGGGCTGGTGGATGGTCAATGGACGGTCTTAGAGCCGATATTGAAGGATCCTGATTTGTTGTACGGCAAGGGGCGTCAATAATGTCTGAGCAGGCACAGATTCTGCAAAACCTTATGGAACTACTTGAGTCCCGGAAAACGGCCAGCCCTGATGCATCATATGTATCCAGTCTGTATCAAAAAGGCTTGGATGTCGTGCTTAAAAAGATTGGTGAAGAGTCAGCAGAGACCATTATTGCGGCGAAAAATGGCGAACAAGATGCGCTGATTTATGAATTGGCTGACTTGTGGTTTCACACCTTGGTGTTGATGAGCCATCAGGGTATCCATCCTGATCAAGTCCTTTCTGAGCTGCAGCGTCGATTGGGAGTTTCAGGGCTGGAAGAAAAGGCCGGTCGTTCAACATCTTGAAAGCGGCTCTTTTAGCCACAAGATTTCTGGTATAACTCCAGGCAGAACATTATTTAAACGGGTTGAGGAGAAAAATATGGGTATCGGTGGCATCAGTATTTGGCAGCTGCTTATTATTCTGGTGATTGTCGTGCTGCTATTTGGCACGAAGAAGCTACGCAATATGGGTGGCGACTTGGGTAGCGCCATTAAGAATTTTCGCCAGTCGGTGAAAGAGGGTGAAGCTGAGGGTGACGAGAAAAAGACCCTCGAAGAGAATTCCGGGCATGTTTACGATGCCGAGGCAAGCGAAGACAAGACCAAGTCTGGCGATCGCTGATTGCTAAGCCATGTTCGACTTCGGTTTTTGGGAGCTGGTCATTGTCGGTGTTGTCGCTTTGCTGGTGGTGGGCCCCGAGCGACTGCCTGGGCTGGCCCGGCAAATTGGCCGTTGGGTAGGTAAGATCCGGCGCTTTGTCACCACGGTTAAATCAGACATCGAACAAGAGTTGCGTACTGATGAGCTCAAAAAAATGCTCGAGGATCAGGAGCGTGAGATTGGCCGTCTGAAAACCATGATGGAAAGCACCGAGGAAGACATACGCCAAGAAGTCGATAAAACCACCGAGTCGGTGAAGTTGATGGAAGCTGAGCTGCGTCAAAATGGCCCGGCTACTGATTTCCCTAAGCCCGCGCAAGCTCAGCCCCCCAAACCGACTGCTGCCAAGACCAAGACGCCTACTAAGACCAGCCAAAGCAAGCCTACTAAGACCAGCCAAAGCAAGCCTACTAAGACCGCTAAGTCAGGTGGGAAAGCGGTAAAAGCCAAAAATGTCGACTGAAAGCCAAAACGACGAAACACCGGTTAGCGGCGAGGGAACACTGCTGTCCCACCTAGTAGAGCTGCGTACTCGGTTGTTGCGCATTGTGGTCGTCATTCTGGTGATTTTTCTGGCCTTATTCCCGTTCGCCAATACGATTTATGCGGCGCTTGCCGGCCCCCTGATGGTGCATCTGCCCGAGGGCTCAAGCATGATCGCCATCGAGGTTGCGGCTCCGTTCTTGATTCCCTTTAAGTTGGTGTTGATGCTCGCGATTGTGATCGCCGTGCCCTACCTTTTGTATCAGATCTGGGCCTTTATCGCGCCTGGCCTATATCGCCATGAGAAGCGCCTGGCCGTGCCTTTGCTGATATCCAGCACTTTGCTGTTTTATATTGGCATGGCTTTTGCCTACTTTATTGTATTTCCTCTGATTTTTGCCTTTTTCACGGCTTCGGCACCCGAAGGTGTGTCCGTCATGACGGACATTGCCCGCTATTTGGACTTTGTGATTTTGCTGTTTTTGGCTTTTGGCATCGCATTTGAAGTGCCCATCGCCACCATCTTGTTGGTTGCCTTGGGGCTGACTACGCCTAAGGAGCTAGCGAAAAAAAGACCCTACGTGATCGTGGGTGTGTTCATGGTGGGTATGGTGCTCACCCCCCCCGATATCATCTCCCAGACTCTGCTGGCGCTGCCCATGTGGGTGCTCTTTGAGATTGGCATTGTTCTCTCGAAATTCGTGGTGAAGAAAAAACAAGCAGACGACTCATCGAGCGACAGTGACGCTGAAGCTGATGAGGATTTGGATGCAGAGTTTGATCGCGCCATAGCCCAAGAGAGTCAGCTGCGTGGCGGTAAATCCGACCCCTCGGAGAAGGCATGAGTCAGCCAGTATCCAGTCCGCCCCGACGCAGGACCCTGTTGGTCATCATGGATGGTAT is part of the Ectothiorhodosinus mongolicus genome and encodes:
- the hisI gene encoding phosphoribosyl-AMP cyclohydrolase is translated as MDTLLEDIAWNSDGLLPVITQDAGSGQVLMLAWMNRQALLKTVELGEAVYWSRSRQRLWHKGEESGHVQRVKQLRLDCDGDTLLLQVEQAGGVACHTGRAHCFFRGLVDGQWTVLEPILKDPDLLYGKGRQ
- a CDS encoding phosphoribosyl-ATP diphosphatase; this translates as MSEQAQILQNLMELLESRKTASPDASYVSSLYQKGLDVVLKKIGEESAETIIAAKNGEQDALIYELADLWFHTLVLMSHQGIHPDQVLSELQRRLGVSGLEEKAGRSTS
- the tatA gene encoding Sec-independent protein translocase subunit TatA, with amino-acid sequence MGIGGISIWQLLIILVIVVLLFGTKKLRNMGGDLGSAIKNFRQSVKEGEAEGDEKKTLEENSGHVYDAEASEDKTKSGDR